A genomic region of Saccopteryx bilineata isolate mSacBil1 chromosome 1, mSacBil1_pri_phased_curated, whole genome shotgun sequence contains the following coding sequences:
- the CFAP68 gene encoding cilia- and flagella-associated protein 68 codes for MDLNSKVFCHFPTESSNYRRCSGSSYTSSWERQFLTSFLQKPHYGSLINADGHAEVWIDWNDVSKFFQYGWRCTTNENAYSNRTLIGNWNQERYDLKNIVRPNPFPSQFGHYFETTYVTSYNNKMPLSTQRFKREPHWFPGHQPELDPPRYKCTEKSTYMSSYSKPQTGHHSVCMCNHNCPFQELGC; via the exons ATGGACTTGAACAGTAAGGTTTTCTGTCACTTTCCTACAGAATCTTCAAACTACAGAAGATGCTCAGGATCCAGTTACACTTCTTCATGGGAG AGACAATTTCTCACAAGTTTCCTTCAAAAACCACACTATGGCAGTCTCATTAATGCAGATGGCCATGCTGAAGTGTGGATAGATTGGAATGATGTGTCCAAGTTTTTCCAGTATGGGTGGAGATGCACCACTAATGAGAATGCCTATTCAAACCGTACCCTGATAGGCAACTGGAACCAGGAAAGATATGACCTAAAGAATATTGTGCGGcccaaccccttcccttcccag tttggTCACTACTTTGAAACAACATATGTTACAAGCTACAACAACAAAATGCCACTTTCAACCCAGA gGTTTAAGCGAGAACCCCACTGGTTCCCAGGACATCAACCTGAGCTGGATCCTCCTCGATACAAATGCACAGAAAAGTCAACTTACATGAGTAGCTATTCAAAACCTCAAACTGGTCAtcactctgtgtgtatgtgtaatcaTAATT